From one Flavobacterium kingsejongi genomic stretch:
- the lpxK gene encoding tetraacyldisaccharide 4'-kinase, translating to MNFIRKILFPFSILYGGIVWFRNFLFDCGVLKSYSFELPVIAVGNLSVGGTGKSPQIEYLIRLLTNSYTVATLSRGYKRQSEGFILADAHSNAITLGDEPFQFYSKFPNIQVAVDANRKNGIEQLLKGTVKPDVILLDDAFQHRKVKAGFYILLTAYGDLYADDYMLPTGNLRESRNGAKRANIVVVTKCPPDLSMADRQAIARKLKLKSNQQLYFSYIHYDDFVFAGHQQEDVTAVKAMDKVLVAGIAKPEPFFNHLQKEGDVMMTFADHHHFSEKDIKAITEKARGNKIITTEKDYVRLKGRLPEEQLFYLPIKSAFISDSNNFDKTILNYVGQSTGNRSVY from the coding sequence ATGAATTTCATTCGAAAAATACTTTTTCCATTCTCCATATTGTATGGAGGAATCGTCTGGTTTCGTAATTTTTTATTCGATTGTGGCGTGTTGAAATCCTATTCTTTTGAACTCCCGGTTATTGCTGTAGGAAATCTTAGTGTAGGAGGAACGGGAAAATCGCCACAGATCGAATACCTTATTCGGTTATTGACCAATTCTTATACCGTTGCCACTTTAAGCCGCGGGTATAAACGGCAATCGGAAGGATTCATACTGGCTGATGCCCATTCCAATGCGATCACCCTTGGAGACGAACCTTTTCAGTTTTATAGCAAATTTCCAAATATTCAGGTGGCCGTAGATGCTAACCGCAAAAATGGGATCGAACAGTTATTGAAAGGTACTGTAAAACCGGACGTAATATTATTGGATGATGCGTTTCAGCATCGAAAAGTAAAAGCGGGTTTTTATATCCTGCTCACGGCTTATGGCGACTTATATGCTGACGATTATATGCTGCCTACCGGAAATCTGCGGGAAAGCCGTAATGGGGCAAAACGAGCCAATATAGTAGTGGTTACTAAATGCCCTCCTGACCTTAGTATGGCAGACCGGCAAGCGATTGCTCGGAAATTAAAATTAAAGTCAAACCAACAGTTGTATTTTAGTTACATCCATTATGATGATTTTGTTTTTGCCGGGCATCAGCAGGAGGATGTGACAGCGGTAAAAGCAATGGATAAAGTGCTGGTAGCGGGGATCGCCAAGCCAGAGCCATTTTTTAACCATTTACAAAAAGAGGGCGATGTAATGATGACCTTTGCCGATCATCATCATTTTTCAGAAAAAGACATTAAGGCTATAACAGAGAAAGCCCGGGGAAATAAAATCATTACAACAGAAAAAGATTATGTGCGTTTAAAAGGCAGGCTGCCGGAGGAACAGTTATTTTACCTGCCGATAAAAAGTGCCTTTATTTCGGACAGTAACAATTTTGATAAAACAATTTTAAATTATGTGGGACAAAGTACAGGAAACCGTAGCGTATATTAA
- a CDS encoding 3-oxoacyl-ACP synthase III family protein, translating into MYHSKITGLGYYVPENVVTNDDLSKIMETNDAWIQERTGIKERRHVVKGDGDTTTTMGVKAAEIAIERSGVAKEDIDFVVFATLSPDYYFPGPGVLVQRDLGLRTVGALDVRNQCSGFIYAISVADQFIKTGMYKNILVIGSELHSTGLDMTTRGRGVSVIFGDGAGAAVLSREEDLTKGILSTHLHSEGQHAEELSLIAPGMGKRWVTDILADNDPNDESYFPYMNGQFVFKNAVVRFSEVIKEGLAANNLQVSDIDMLIPHQANLRISQFIQQKFQLTDDQVYNNIQKYGNTTAASIPIALTEAWEQGKIKSGDTVVLAAFGSGFTWGSAVIKW; encoded by the coding sequence ATGTATCATTCTAAGATAACGGGACTGGGTTATTATGTTCCTGAAAACGTTGTGACAAACGACGATCTTTCGAAAATTATGGAAACCAATGATGCCTGGATTCAGGAGAGAACAGGTATAAAAGAACGCCGGCATGTGGTAAAAGGAGATGGAGATACCACAACTACTATGGGCGTGAAGGCAGCTGAAATTGCTATTGAACGTTCCGGTGTTGCAAAAGAAGATATTGACTTTGTAGTATTCGCGACACTAAGCCCTGATTACTATTTCCCGGGACCTGGAGTTTTGGTACAGCGTGACTTGGGTCTTCGCACTGTTGGTGCACTTGATGTCAGAAATCAATGTTCCGGATTTATCTATGCCATCTCGGTAGCAGACCAGTTTATAAAAACAGGAATGTACAAGAATATATTGGTGATCGGTTCCGAACTGCACTCTACAGGATTGGATATGACAACACGTGGACGTGGTGTATCGGTTATCTTTGGTGATGGTGCCGGAGCGGCTGTACTCAGTCGTGAAGAAGACCTGACGAAAGGAATCTTATCGACACACTTACATTCTGAAGGGCAACATGCAGAAGAATTATCACTTATTGCACCGGGAATGGGGAAAAGATGGGTAACAGATATCCTGGCCGATAATGATCCAAATGATGAAAGTTACTTTCCGTATATGAATGGGCAGTTTGTATTTAAAAATGCAGTTGTGCGTTTCAGTGAAGTAATCAAAGAAGGATTGGCAGCAAACAATCTGCAGGTTTCCGATATTGATATGCTGATTCCGCATCAGGCGAATTTGAGGATTTCCCAATTCATCCAGCAGAAATTTCAATTGACCGACGATCAGGTGTATAATAATATCCAGAAATATGGTAATACCACAGCAGCGTCAATTCCGATCGCTCTGACAGAAGCCTGGGAACAGGGTAAGATAAAATCGGGTGATACGGTAGTATTGGCTGCTTTTGGTAGTGGATTTACCTGGGGAAGTGCCGTTATAAAATGGTAA
- a CDS encoding ABC transporter ATP-binding protein: MLQINSISFSYDSIPVINNLSFQIKKGQNFAVIGESGCGKSTLLKLIYGLHDLDKGAILWEGSPVLGPKYNLVPGAPFMKYLAQDFDLMPYITVAENVGKFLSNFYPEEKKRRVADLLDMVEMTAFANTQAQYLSGGQMQRVALARVLAVKPEILLLDEPFSHIDNFRKNALRRNLFDYLKTNNIACIIATHDNGDALSFADEIVVMKKGEIVLQKTPEQVYKNPENRYVASLFGEVNEIPAIIFNPIAEEGEMMLVYPQHLKVVDESNMKVVVKRSYFKGNYYLIKSAFMGKALFFNHPVGLEFNEEVFLQLF; encoded by the coding sequence ATGCTTCAGATTAATTCCATTTCATTTTCTTACGATTCCATTCCTGTTATCAATAACCTCAGTTTCCAGATTAAGAAAGGCCAGAATTTTGCGGTGATTGGTGAAAGTGGCTGTGGAAAAAGTACGCTGCTAAAACTGATTTATGGATTGCATGATTTGGATAAAGGTGCGATATTATGGGAAGGTAGCCCTGTTTTAGGGCCGAAATACAATTTGGTTCCCGGAGCACCTTTTATGAAATACCTCGCACAGGATTTTGACTTGATGCCGTATATTACAGTAGCAGAGAATGTAGGTAAATTTCTGTCCAACTTTTATCCGGAAGAGAAAAAAAGGCGTGTGGCTGATTTATTGGATATGGTCGAAATGACTGCGTTTGCCAATACACAAGCACAATACCTGAGCGGAGGACAGATGCAGCGTGTCGCATTGGCACGCGTATTGGCTGTCAAGCCTGAAATATTATTGTTGGATGAGCCTTTTAGCCATATTGATAATTTCAGGAAAAATGCCTTACGGAGAAATTTATTCGATTACCTCAAAACGAACAATATTGCCTGTATTATTGCAACCCATGATAATGGGGATGCCCTTTCTTTTGCGGATGAAATTGTAGTGATGAAAAAAGGTGAAATTGTACTCCAAAAAACACCGGAACAGGTCTATAAAAATCCTGAAAACCGGTATGTAGCTTCTTTATTTGGAGAAGTAAATGAAATTCCTGCTATCATTTTTAATCCAATTGCTGAAGAGGGTGAAATGATGTTAGTCTATCCGCAACATCTCAAAGTTGTAGATGAGTCCAATATGAAGGTGGTAGTAAAACGTTCTTATTTTAAAGGCAATTACTATCTGATAAAATCGGCATTTATGGGGAAAGCACTTTTCTTTAATCACCCGGTAGGACTTGAATTTAACGAAGAAGTCTTTTTGCAGCTTTTTTAG
- a CDS encoding Nif3-like dinuclear metal center hexameric protein has protein sequence MKIKELIVVLEEMAPLAYAEDFDNVGLLTGNPESTVTGVLVCHDALESVIEEAIAKKCNVVVCFHPILFSGLKKITGKNYVERSVIKAIKNDIAIYAVHTALDNHQEGVNKIFCNHLGLVNTRILIPKQHFIRKLVTYTVPENQEQLRTALFEAGAGNIGNYDNCSFSSEGKGTYRGNENSNPEFGKRGEFTTALEIKIEVTFEKHVESKILKALFATHCYEEVAYEVYDIQNKHQNIGLGMIGEFETAMPEQDFLLFVRDTMQAHGIRHTAFTGKPIKSVAVLGGSGSFAIPNAIQAGADAFLTADLKYHQFYEAENRLLLADIGHFESERYTKNYIVEYLTKKILNFAIILCEENTNPVKYL, from the coding sequence ATGAAAATTAAAGAATTAATCGTTGTCCTTGAAGAAATGGCGCCATTGGCCTATGCAGAAGATTTTGACAATGTGGGGCTATTGACGGGAAATCCGGAAAGTACTGTTACTGGAGTTTTGGTTTGCCATGATGCACTTGAAAGTGTTATTGAGGAAGCTATTGCAAAAAAATGCAATGTTGTAGTTTGCTTCCATCCCATCCTTTTCTCCGGCCTTAAAAAAATAACCGGAAAAAATTATGTCGAACGTTCCGTGATTAAAGCCATCAAAAATGATATTGCAATTTATGCCGTACATACTGCTCTCGATAACCATCAGGAAGGGGTGAATAAGATTTTCTGCAATCATTTAGGCTTAGTAAATACCCGTATCCTTATTCCGAAACAGCATTTTATACGCAAACTGGTTACTTATACCGTACCGGAAAATCAGGAACAACTCCGCACTGCTTTATTTGAAGCCGGCGCTGGGAATATTGGTAACTATGACAATTGTAGTTTTAGCAGTGAAGGAAAAGGTACGTATCGGGGGAATGAGAATAGCAATCCTGAATTTGGGAAACGCGGTGAATTTACAACGGCACTGGAAATAAAAATCGAAGTCACTTTTGAAAAACACGTTGAAAGCAAAATTTTAAAAGCCCTTTTCGCTACTCATTGTTATGAAGAGGTTGCGTATGAAGTATATGACATACAAAATAAACACCAAAATATCGGGCTGGGAATGATTGGAGAATTTGAAACCGCTATGCCAGAGCAGGATTTTCTATTATTTGTACGCGACACCATGCAGGCTCATGGCATACGCCACACCGCTTTTACCGGAAAGCCAATTAAGTCAGTGGCTGTTCTGGGTGGGTCCGGAAGTTTTGCCATTCCAAATGCCATCCAGGCTGGAGCAGATGCTTTTCTCACCGCAGATTTAAAGTACCACCAATTTTATGAAGCCGAAAATCGATTATTATTGGCCGATATTGGACATTTTGAAAGCGAACGCTATACAAAAAATTATATAGTTGAGTATCTTACGAAAAAAATTCTTAATTTTGCCATCATTTTATGTGAAGAGAATACAAATCCAGTTAAGTACTTATAA
- a CDS encoding purine-nucleoside phosphorylase, producing MWDKVQETVAYIKEKTGITPEFGVILGSGLGGFTEDIQITHTLSYDTIPNFPVSTVEGHQGALVFGTIGTKKVVAMKGRFHFYEGYDMKEVTFPVRVMKFLGVQKLIVSNASGGVNKEYKVGDIVLINDHINFMPEHPLRGKNDERFGPRFVNMSEPYSKAMIAKAKALAATLGIAVKDGIYLGLQGPTFETLAEYKMVKNVGADCVGMSTVPEVIVARHMEMEVFGVSVITDMGDEENIEMVNHTEVLEAAKKAEPQVRRLISELIRN from the coding sequence ATGTGGGACAAAGTACAGGAAACCGTAGCGTATATTAAAGAGAAAACAGGAATTACACCTGAATTTGGTGTGATTTTAGGATCAGGATTGGGAGGTTTTACAGAGGACATCCAGATAACCCATACATTGTCCTATGATACCATCCCGAATTTTCCGGTTTCAACAGTAGAGGGGCACCAGGGAGCTTTGGTTTTTGGGACTATTGGAACTAAAAAAGTAGTGGCCATGAAAGGCAGGTTTCATTTTTATGAAGGCTATGATATGAAGGAAGTAACTTTTCCGGTACGGGTAATGAAGTTTTTAGGTGTTCAGAAACTCATAGTGTCCAATGCATCGGGAGGAGTGAATAAAGAATATAAGGTAGGGGATATAGTACTGATCAATGATCATATTAATTTTATGCCTGAGCATCCATTACGGGGTAAAAACGATGAACGTTTTGGCCCCCGCTTTGTCAATATGAGTGAACCTTACTCGAAAGCGATGATTGCAAAAGCCAAAGCATTGGCAGCAACACTGGGAATAGCAGTCAAAGACGGTATTTATTTAGGCTTACAAGGCCCGACATTTGAAACACTCGCTGAATATAAAATGGTAAAAAATGTAGGTGCAGATTGTGTGGGCATGTCAACAGTACCTGAAGTTATCGTTGCCCGACACATGGAGATGGAAGTTTTTGGCGTATCGGTAATAACAGATATGGGGGATGAGGAAAATATAGAAATGGTCAACCATACGGAAGTATTGGAGGCCGCAAAAAAAGCAGAACCTCAGGTGCGTAGATTGATCAGTGAGCTGATTCGAAATTAA
- a CDS encoding zinc ribbon domain-containing protein: MANMKELSVEDKLRAIYDLQLIDTRIDEIRNVRGELPLEVEDLEDEVAGLTTRSEKLSSDLELIEEQIKSKKTAIDDHKASIKKYTEQQKNVRNNREFNSLTKEVEFQELEIQLAEKQIREMKASIDHKKDVISQSKERLEAKSNHLKHKKSELDAIMSETQKEEEFLNEKSAEYQALIEDRLLAAYTRIRTSVRNGLAVVSIERGASAGSFFTIPPQTQMEIASRKKIITDEHSGRILVDSALAEEEKEKMEQLFSKF, translated from the coding sequence ATGGCGAATATGAAAGAATTGAGTGTGGAAGACAAGTTAAGAGCAATCTATGATTTGCAATTAATTGATACAAGAATTGACGAGATCAGAAATGTAAGAGGTGAATTGCCTCTTGAAGTAGAGGATCTGGAAGATGAAGTTGCTGGTTTAACCACCCGTTCAGAGAAATTAAGCAGCGATTTAGAGCTTATCGAAGAGCAGATCAAATCGAAAAAAACGGCTATTGATGATCACAAGGCGTCTATTAAAAAATATACTGAGCAGCAAAAAAATGTTCGTAACAACAGAGAATTTAATTCTTTAACTAAAGAGGTAGAATTCCAGGAATTGGAAATCCAGCTTGCAGAGAAACAAATCCGCGAGATGAAAGCTTCTATTGATCATAAAAAAGATGTTATTAGCCAGTCCAAAGAAAGATTGGAAGCTAAATCCAATCACCTGAAACATAAAAAATCAGAGTTGGATGCGATTATGTCTGAAACGCAAAAAGAAGAAGAATTCTTAAACGAAAAATCTGCAGAATACCAGGCACTTATTGAAGATCGCCTATTAGCTGCATATACCCGAATCAGAACCAGTGTACGTAATGGATTGGCAGTAGTTTCTATTGAAAGAGGTGCTTCGGCAGGATCTTTCTTTACTATTCCACCACAGACACAAATGGAAATTGCATCGCGCAAAAAGATCATTACTGACGAGCACAGTGGACGAATATTAGTCGACAGCGCCCTGGCAGAAGAAGAAAAAGAAAAAATGGAACAATTATTTTCTAAATTCTAA
- a CDS encoding alpha/beta fold hydrolase, with product MRKLVKKIIVKSIGLYINLLSYVFPEKATRLAYRLFSEPREGRFRPEEVPEMLKEAMADMITHDDMIFQTYTWKGNDQIILLVHGWESNTSRWENFLPYLKKSGSTIIALDAPAHGLSSGTEFNIPEYAEFVNILVEKYKPQMMVGHSLGGATCLYFLEHYQHPSVEKVVILGAPSELQTILNNFRNMLSLNTKVFRMMEKYLFQHFKIRAADFSGKKFASRLKIKGLVAHDEEDTIVDFEEGKQIAEAWKSAIFIRTKGLGHSLHNRELYQKIYNFLFDKSSVA from the coding sequence ATGCGAAAGCTGGTTAAAAAAATTATCGTCAAATCAATCGGGCTTTACATCAATCTGCTGAGTTATGTTTTTCCTGAGAAAGCAACCCGCTTAGCCTATCGACTGTTCAGCGAGCCAAGGGAGGGCCGTTTTCGTCCGGAGGAAGTCCCTGAGATGCTCAAGGAAGCTATGGCCGATATGATTACGCACGACGATATGATTTTTCAAACCTACACCTGGAAAGGGAATGACCAGATCATTCTGTTAGTACACGGATGGGAAAGCAATACTTCGCGCTGGGAAAACTTCCTGCCCTACCTCAAAAAATCCGGAAGCACTATTATCGCCCTCGACGCACCAGCCCATGGATTGTCCAGCGGAACCGAATTCAATATTCCAGAATATGCCGAATTTGTGAATATACTGGTCGAGAAATACAAACCCCAGATGATGGTAGGCCACTCCCTTGGCGGAGCAACCTGTCTTTATTTTCTGGAACATTACCAGCATCCTTCTGTTGAAAAAGTTGTGATATTAGGCGCACCAAGTGAACTGCAGACCATACTCAATAATTTCAGGAATATGCTTAGCCTTAACACTAAGGTATTTCGAATGATGGAAAAATACCTATTCCAGCATTTTAAAATCAGAGCAGCGGATTTCTCTGGCAAAAAATTCGCTTCCCGCCTTAAAATCAAAGGCCTTGTCGCACATGATGAAGAAGACACTATTGTCGATTTTGAAGAAGGCAAACAAATTGCAGAAGCCTGGAAATCGGCAATATTCATCAGAACCAAAGGATTGGGGCACAGCCTTCATAATCGTGAATTGTATCAAAAAATCTACAATTTCCTTTTTGACAAAAGTTCAGTTGCCTGA
- a CDS encoding T9SS sorting signal type C domain-containing protein, whose product MGSAFFYSLLGTTGKVTYLMQQTGSGKVMTIQYSKVCWSTVSLLGANIEFQVKLYENSNRIDFVYNQVNIGVNIGLLTISASVGIGGASGNYLSLDGLGTAPNASSTTETATLSGSRPAIGQVYTWYPCAFTVTTTSNSICGPGTVNLGASAAGAAPVTGYRWYSDISGGTPLATTATGSWTTPSISSTTAYFVSAYNGNCESARTVVTATVNPLPSAITVGPSATADLCNGTTPFTVSGNISGGLQTLFSENFELSSVQMSNFSFTNPATAVWALYPSPSTIWVAGVSSGTKYAGITSTAVTAVNCALTMNAMLNTNNYSSLTLSFRHYFNYKGTAAPDQAVVEVYTVSGGWVAVKTYSSNQGLPGTFTTETINLNAYINQPAFQVRFRYNSGTNYGWAIDDVSITGNALPSTVTWTPIAGLYTDAAATVPYVANANAATVYANPDTGTVYTATVTNATGCQLTTTASVTGVGTVWNGTSWSIPPTSGQKLIFRGNYSQGVNLNGCSLTVESGNVTIPAGNNAVIQNTVKVNSAGGATFTLENTASLVQVSTTANSNTGNIIVKKNSQPMKRTDYTYWSSPVIGQTLVGFSPLTLSTKYYNWDAVAQQWVAHNGGTDVMIPAVGYIIRGPQSFSVTTPAIYSGQFVGVPNNGTIAVAVQGTSSAVPANYKWNLIGNPYPSAIFINSFLSDSENISGISGTVYLWTHNTPPSGASTVYGYSSSDYAAYNLTGSTVTATAALSTGSNTNAPAGYIASGQSFFIRGLANQSVKFKNSMRVSSQNSQFFRMATDGDVIPAPVEDYTEKYRFWLNLTNEDGAFNQALIGYVQGATNGLDQSYDGDVFGGGIVSLYTIVNETKLTIQGRALPFEITDVVPLGFKTTTAGTFVINIGELDGIFTDQDIFLKDKLLHTTHNLKSSFYSFTSQAGTFDDRFEIVYANNALLGMEEKAIDLNSIIMYRQNNTLHIDAGKNSIKNVLIYDVTGKLIYTKNGIGAYKTALFDFVPQEQLLLVTIVTDQDKKVTKKIVY is encoded by the coding sequence ATGGGATCAGCTTTTTTTTATTCTTTATTGGGCACCACGGGTAAAGTGACCTATCTGATGCAGCAGACAGGTTCAGGAAAAGTGATGACGATACAGTACTCAAAAGTGTGCTGGAGCACGGTTTCCTTATTGGGTGCTAATATTGAGTTCCAGGTTAAATTGTATGAAAATTCCAATAGGATTGATTTTGTATATAACCAGGTTAATATTGGGGTCAATATCGGATTATTAACAATTAGTGCCTCTGTCGGTATTGGGGGAGCGAGTGGCAATTACTTGTCTTTGGATGGTTTAGGCACAGCTCCAAATGCGAGTTCCACTACAGAAACAGCAACGCTTAGTGGGAGCCGCCCTGCGATAGGGCAGGTATATACCTGGTATCCTTGCGCTTTTACAGTGACCACCACATCCAATTCCATATGTGGTCCAGGAACCGTAAATCTTGGCGCTTCGGCGGCAGGAGCAGCACCCGTCACGGGATACCGCTGGTATTCGGATATTTCCGGAGGAACGCCTTTAGCGACCACAGCTACCGGAAGCTGGACCACGCCTTCGATAAGCAGTACTACAGCTTATTTTGTTTCCGCCTATAATGGAAATTGTGAATCAGCCAGGACAGTAGTAACAGCAACTGTGAATCCATTGCCGTCTGCAATTACAGTTGGTCCTTCTGCGACGGCAGATCTTTGTAATGGTACGACTCCGTTTACCGTAAGTGGAAATATTTCAGGAGGTTTACAAACGTTGTTCTCTGAAAATTTTGAACTATCGAGTGTCCAGATGAGTAATTTTTCATTTACAAATCCTGCGACTGCAGTATGGGCATTGTACCCAAGCCCATCTACGATATGGGTAGCGGGAGTTTCCTCCGGTACAAAATATGCGGGGATAACCTCAACTGCTGTCACTGCAGTAAATTGTGCCTTAACGATGAATGCAATGTTGAATACGAATAATTATAGCAGCCTGACGCTTTCCTTCCGGCACTATTTTAATTATAAAGGTACTGCAGCTCCCGATCAGGCTGTGGTAGAAGTCTATACCGTTTCGGGCGGATGGGTTGCTGTAAAAACATATAGCTCCAATCAGGGGCTTCCCGGAACATTTACTACAGAAACGATTAATCTTAATGCTTATATTAATCAACCGGCATTTCAGGTTCGTTTTCGCTACAATAGCGGTACCAATTATGGGTGGGCAATTGATGACGTCAGTATTACAGGGAACGCTTTGCCTTCTACAGTTACCTGGACTCCGATAGCGGGATTATATACGGACGCTGCTGCTACTGTGCCTTACGTGGCTAATGCTAATGCAGCCACTGTATATGCTAATCCGGATACCGGTACTGTGTATACTGCTACAGTGACCAATGCAACGGGCTGTCAGCTTACTACAACAGCAAGTGTTACAGGAGTAGGAACAGTATGGAATGGCACATCCTGGAGTATACCCCCCACATCGGGGCAGAAACTTATTTTTAGAGGAAATTACAGTCAGGGAGTAAACCTAAATGGATGTTCATTAACAGTGGAAAGTGGAAATGTCACGATACCAGCCGGCAATAATGCGGTGATTCAAAATACAGTAAAGGTAAATTCTGCCGGAGGTGCGACATTTACTTTGGAGAATACTGCGAGTTTGGTGCAGGTGAGTACAACGGCTAATAGCAACACCGGAAATATTATTGTCAAAAAGAACAGTCAGCCGATGAAACGTACGGATTATACTTATTGGTCCTCCCCGGTGATTGGTCAAACTTTAGTGGGTTTTTCTCCCTTGACTTTAAGTACAAAATATTATAATTGGGATGCTGTCGCGCAACAATGGGTCGCGCATAATGGAGGTACAGATGTTATGATTCCGGCAGTAGGTTATATCATTAGAGGGCCGCAAAGTTTTTCGGTTACAACACCGGCAATTTATTCGGGCCAGTTTGTTGGAGTTCCTAATAATGGGACAATTGCTGTCGCTGTACAGGGAACATCTTCTGCCGTTCCCGCAAATTATAAATGGAACCTTATTGGGAATCCCTATCCTTCTGCGATTTTTATTAATAGTTTTTTGAGCGATTCCGAAAACATAAGTGGTATTTCGGGCACGGTATATTTATGGACACACAATACACCACCCAGTGGAGCTTCAACAGTATATGGGTATTCTTCCAGCGATTACGCAGCTTATAATTTAACCGGATCTACAGTAACTGCTACAGCAGCATTATCGACAGGAAGTAATACTAATGCTCCTGCTGGCTATATTGCATCCGGGCAGTCTTTTTTTATCCGTGGACTTGCAAACCAATCTGTGAAGTTTAAAAATAGTATGCGTGTTTCGAGTCAGAACAGTCAATTTTTTAGGATGGCAACAGACGGAGATGTTATTCCTGCTCCGGTAGAAGATTATACTGAGAAATACCGATTTTGGCTGAATCTTACTAATGAGGACGGGGCCTTTAACCAGGCATTAATCGGTTATGTACAGGGGGCGACAAATGGACTTGACCAAAGTTATGATGGTGATGTTTTTGGAGGTGGCATAGTGAGCCTGTATACGATAGTGAATGAAACAAAATTAACGATACAAGGGCGCGCTCTTCCTTTTGAAATTACAGATGTAGTACCATTAGGATTTAAAACTACTACGGCAGGAACATTTGTCATTAATATTGGGGAGCTGGATGGTATATTTACAGACCAGGATATATTCTTAAAGGATAAGCTATTGCATACCACTCACAATCTCAAGTCCTCTTTTTATAGTTTTACTTCCCAGGCGGGGACATTTGATGACCGCTTTGAAATTGTATATGCAAATAATGCGTTATTGGGCATGGAAGAGAAAGCGATTGACCTGAACTCGATTATTATGTATAGGCAAAACAATACTTTGCATATCGATGCAGGAAAGAATAGCATAAAAAATGTATTGATTTATGATGTAACCGGGAAACTGATTTATACGAAAAACGGGATAGGAGCCTATAAAACAGCATTGTTTGATTTTGTTCCCCAGGAGCAACTCTTATTGGTGACTATAGTAACGGATCAGGATAAAAAAGTGACCAAAAAGATTGTTTATTAA